The Mycobacterium paragordonae genome includes a region encoding these proteins:
- a CDS encoding 50S ribosomal protein L25/general stress protein Ctc: MAKATVNQLAVTVRTETGKGASRRARREGKIPAVLYGHGSDPQHLELPGHDFAAVLRHSGTNAVLTLDIAGKEQLALTKAIEIHPIKRSIQHADLLVVRRGEKVTVEVNVVVEGDAGPDTLVTQDANSIEIEAEALSIPEQLTVSIEGAEAGTQFTAGQIELPRGVTLVSDPELLVVNVVQAPTAEDLAEEGAGEEGEAAEEGAEATEGEETAEASDESE, from the coding sequence ATGGCTAAAGCAACAGTCAACCAACTCGCCGTCACGGTGCGTACCGAGACCGGCAAGGGCGCATCGCGCCGGGCCCGCCGCGAAGGCAAAATCCCCGCCGTCCTCTACGGCCACGGCAGCGACCCCCAGCACCTGGAGCTGCCCGGCCACGACTTCGCGGCCGTGCTGCGGCACTCGGGCACCAACGCGGTGCTCACCCTGGACATCGCCGGCAAGGAGCAGCTCGCCCTGACCAAGGCGATCGAGATTCACCCGATCAAGCGCTCCATCCAGCACGCCGACCTGCTGGTCGTTCGCCGCGGCGAGAAGGTGACCGTCGAGGTCAACGTCGTCGTCGAGGGCGACGCGGGTCCGGACACCCTGGTCACCCAGGACGCCAACTCGATCGAGATCGAGGCCGAGGCGCTGTCGATCCCCGAGCAGCTCACCGTGTCCATCGAAGGCGCCGAAGCCGGCACCCAGTTCACCGCCGGCCAGATCGAATTGCCCCGCGGTGTCACCCTGGTTTCCGACCCGGAATTGCTCGTGGTGAACGTGGTGCAAGCGCCGACGGCCGAGGACCTGGCCGAAGAGGGTGCGGGCGAGGAAGGCGAGGCTGCCGAAGAAGGTGCGGAGGCCACCGAGGGCGAGGAGACCGCCGAGGCCTCCGACGAGTCCGAGTAG
- the rsmA gene encoding 16S rRNA (adenine(1518)-N(6)/adenine(1519)-N(6))-dimethyltransferase RsmA encodes MQWTSGCPLTIRLLGRSEIRRLAKELDFRPRKSFGQNFVHDANTVRRIVTASGIGKSDVVLEVGPGLGSLTLALLDRGATVVAVEIDPVLAARLPQTVAEHSNSEAQRLTVMHRDVLTLRREDVAAAPTAMVANLPYNVAVPALLHLLAEFPSIRTVTVMVQSEVAERLAAEPGGKEYGVPSVKVNFYGRVRRCGTVPPTVFWPIPRVYSGLVRIDRYETSPWPTEEGFRKQLFELVDTAFAQRRKTSRNAFVEWAGSGNESASRLLAASIDPARRGETLSIEDFVRLLQRSGDWDSGTGAAPAPAPASNG; translated from the coding sequence ATGCAGTGGACGAGTGGGTGCCCGCTGACGATCCGGTTGCTCGGGCGTTCCGAGATCCGGCGGTTGGCCAAGGAGCTTGATTTCCGGCCGCGGAAATCCTTCGGGCAGAACTTCGTGCACGACGCCAATACGGTCCGCCGGATCGTCACGGCATCCGGCATCGGCAAGTCCGACGTCGTTCTGGAAGTCGGCCCGGGACTGGGTTCGCTGACGCTGGCGCTGCTGGACCGCGGTGCGACGGTGGTCGCCGTCGAGATCGATCCGGTACTGGCCGCCAGGCTGCCGCAGACGGTGGCCGAGCATTCCAACAGCGAAGCCCAGCGGCTGACCGTGATGCATCGGGACGTGCTGACGCTGCGTCGCGAGGACGTGGCCGCAGCGCCGACCGCGATGGTGGCCAACCTGCCGTACAACGTGGCCGTGCCCGCGTTGCTGCATCTGCTCGCCGAGTTTCCTTCCATCCGCACCGTGACGGTGATGGTTCAGTCCGAGGTCGCCGAGCGGCTGGCCGCCGAGCCGGGCGGCAAGGAATACGGTGTGCCGAGCGTCAAGGTGAACTTCTACGGACGGGTACGACGCTGCGGCACGGTGCCGCCGACAGTTTTCTGGCCGATTCCGCGTGTCTACTCCGGGCTGGTGCGCATCGATCGCTACGAGACATCTCCGTGGCCCACCGAGGAAGGCTTTCGCAAGCAGCTGTTCGAGCTGGTCGACACCGCGTTCGCGCAACGCCGCAAAACCTCGCGCAACGCGTTCGTCGAGTGGGCCGGATCGGGCAACGAGTCGGCCAGCCGGCTGTTGGCGGCCAGCATCGACCCCGCCCGCCGCGGCGAGACGCTGTCCATCGAGGACTTTGTGCGGCTGTTGCAGCGGTCCGGCGATTGGGACAGCGGCACCGGCGCTGCGCCGGCGCCCGCGCCGGCGTCCAACGGCTGA
- a CDS encoding oxidoreductase: protein MSNWTAADLPSFAGRTVIVTGANSGLGEVTARELAGRGATIIMAVRNTAKGEKAAANIRGLVEVRALDLQDLSSVRQFADGVDGADILINNAGIMAAPYSLTKDGFESQIGTNHLGHFALTNLVLPKLSDRVVTVSSMAHWPGRIDLADLNYQNRRYSPWLAYSQSKLANLLFTSELQRRLEKAGSPLRALAAHPGYSQTNLQGASGRKLGDAIMSTATRIVATDADFGARQTLYAASQDVPGNSFIGPRFGYAGRTQPVGRSRAARDTKTAAALWDLSEQLTGTAFPL, encoded by the coding sequence ATGAGCAACTGGACCGCGGCTGACCTTCCCTCGTTCGCCGGACGCACCGTCATCGTCACCGGCGCCAACAGCGGACTCGGTGAGGTGACGGCGCGTGAGTTGGCCGGCCGGGGCGCCACGATCATCATGGCCGTCCGCAACACTGCCAAGGGCGAGAAGGCGGCAGCCAATATCCGCGGCCTGGTCGAGGTCCGCGCGCTCGACCTGCAGGATCTGTCGTCGGTGCGGCAGTTCGCCGACGGCGTCGACGGCGCCGACATCCTGATCAACAACGCCGGCATCATGGCCGCCCCGTATTCGCTGACCAAGGATGGTTTCGAGAGCCAGATCGGCACCAACCACCTCGGCCACTTCGCGCTGACCAACCTGGTGCTGCCCAAACTCAGCGACCGGGTGGTGACGGTGTCCTCGATGGCGCACTGGCCGGGCCGGATTGATCTGGCCGACCTGAATTACCAGAACCGCCGCTACTCGCCGTGGCTCGCCTACAGCCAGTCCAAGCTGGCCAACCTGCTGTTCACCAGCGAACTGCAACGCCGGCTCGAGAAGGCCGGTTCGCCGCTGCGCGCGCTGGCCGCGCACCCCGGCTACTCCCAGACCAACCTGCAGGGCGCCTCGGGACGCAAGCTCGGTGATGCCATCATGTCGACGGCCACTCGTATCGTGGCCACCGACGCCGACTTCGGTGCACGTCAAACGCTGTACGCCGCCTCGCAGGACGTGCCCGGCAACTCGTTCATCGGCCCGCGATTCGGGTATGCCGGCCGGACCCAGCCGGTCGGGCGCAGCCGGGCCGCCCGTGACACCAAGACCGCCGCCGCGCTGTGGGACCTGTCCGAGCAGCTCACCGGCACCGCTTTTCCGCTCTGA
- the pth gene encoding aminoacyl-tRNA hydrolase, whose product MAEPLLVVGLGNPGENYARTRHNVGFMVADVLAARLGAKFKAHKRSGAEISTGRLAGRSVVLAKPRCYMNESGRQVGPLAKFYSVQPSDIVVLHDELDLDFGRIRLKLGGGEGGHNGLRSVAAALGTKDFHRVRIGIGRPPGRKDPAAFVLEPFNATERAEVPTICEQAADAAELLIEFGLEPAQNRVHAW is encoded by the coding sequence GTGGCCGAACCCCTCCTGGTGGTCGGCCTGGGCAATCCCGGCGAGAACTACGCCCGGACCCGGCACAATGTCGGGTTCATGGTTGCCGACGTCCTCGCCGCCCGGCTGGGAGCGAAATTCAAGGCGCACAAGCGTTCTGGCGCCGAGATAAGCACCGGCCGGTTGGCGGGACGTTCGGTGGTGCTGGCCAAGCCGCGCTGCTACATGAACGAGTCGGGGCGCCAGGTGGGGCCGTTGGCCAAGTTCTATTCGGTGCAACCGTCCGACATCGTGGTGCTGCACGACGAACTCGACCTCGACTTCGGCCGCATCCGGCTCAAGCTGGGCGGCGGCGAAGGTGGTCACAACGGGTTGCGTTCGGTGGCAGCCGCGTTGGGCACCAAGGACTTCCACCGGGTCCGGATCGGGATCGGCCGTCCGCCCGGACGCAAGGACCCGGCGGCCTTCGTCCTGGAGCCCTTCAACGCCACCGAGCGCGCCGAGGTACCGACGATCTGCGAGCAGGCCGCCGATGCCGCAGAATTGCTCATCGAATTCGGGCTCGAGCCAGCGCAGAACCGTGTGCATGCGTGGTAG
- a CDS encoding cytochrome P450 has product MTTTTALECPTIAYSHLTDPAEAHRIIAEARAQAPIALGPYGPEVLTHDLVRTVLRDNRFITAPGLGLGAFGVTSGPLWDRAVSNILGMDGVDHHRLRRLVSKAFSPRAAERLRTLAIDVITELVRRVAGDGHCDVVTDIAKGYPTTIISALLGAPAEDWHLFADWAEDIKKLFEPTVAEDAPVILAAWNELDAYLEDLIARRRASLSEDLISDLIRAEDDGDRLTHDELLMLCGTLLGAGTDTTRNQLAAAVQALAEHPDQWAMLATHPDRTPDAVHELMRYRPIIFGVIRQAAEDIELAGVPIPAGTIVFANIAAANRDPEIYDEPERLDITRVGQVPIMNFGGGVHYCLGAHLARLEMTEALRVITARMTTPRLGGPVHWKAMAGITGPLSVPLEFDPAD; this is encoded by the coding sequence ATGACGACCACGACCGCACTCGAGTGCCCCACCATCGCTTACTCCCACCTGACCGATCCAGCCGAGGCACACCGAATCATTGCCGAAGCCCGCGCCCAAGCACCGATCGCCCTCGGCCCCTACGGACCGGAGGTCCTGACCCACGATCTGGTGCGAACCGTCCTGCGCGACAACCGATTCATCACCGCCCCCGGTCTGGGCCTCGGCGCATTCGGCGTCACCTCCGGTCCGCTCTGGGACCGAGCGGTCAGCAACATCCTGGGAATGGACGGCGTCGACCATCACCGCCTGCGCCGGCTTGTGTCGAAGGCGTTTTCGCCGCGCGCCGCCGAACGGCTTCGCACCCTGGCAATTGACGTCATCACCGAACTCGTCCGACGCGTCGCCGGCGATGGGCACTGCGACGTCGTCACCGATATCGCCAAGGGATATCCGACGACCATCATCAGTGCGCTGCTGGGGGCACCCGCCGAGGACTGGCACCTGTTCGCCGACTGGGCCGAGGACATCAAGAAACTGTTCGAGCCCACCGTCGCCGAGGACGCACCAGTAATCCTCGCGGCGTGGAACGAACTGGACGCCTACCTCGAGGACCTGATCGCCCGGCGCCGCGCATCGCTGAGCGAGGATCTGATCTCCGACCTAATCCGGGCCGAAGACGATGGTGACCGGCTCACCCACGACGAACTGCTCATGCTGTGCGGCACCCTGCTCGGCGCCGGCACCGATACCACCCGCAACCAGCTGGCCGCGGCGGTACAAGCACTGGCCGAACACCCAGACCAGTGGGCCATGCTCGCAACTCACCCCGACCGCACCCCCGACGCCGTCCACGAGCTGATGCGTTACCGGCCAATCATTTTCGGTGTCATCCGGCAAGCCGCGGAGGATATCGAGCTGGCCGGCGTACCGATACCCGCCGGCACCATCGTGTTCGCGAACATCGCCGCAGCCAACCGCGACCCCGAGATTTACGACGAACCGGAGCGGCTGGACATCACCCGTGTAGGCCAGGTGCCGATCATGAACTTCGGCGGTGGTGTGCACTACTGCCTCGGTGCTCACCTCGCGCGCCTTGAGATGACGGAAGCGCTTCGGGTGATCACAGCGCGGATGACCACCCCCCGCCTGGGTGGACCCGTCCACTGGAAAGCAATGGCCGGCATCACCGGGCCCCTCAGCGTGCCCCTGGAGTTCGACCCCGCAGACTAA
- a CDS encoding fatty acyl-AMP ligase has product MSRFTEKMFRNARTATTGMVTGEPHEPVRHTWGEVHERARCIAGGLAAAGVGLGDAVGVLAGFPVEIAPTAQGLWMRGASLTMLHQPTPRTDLAVWAEDTMTVIGMIEAKAVIVSEPFTVAIPVLEEKGIKVLTVADLLASEPTDPIEVGEDDLALMQLTSGSTGSPKAVQITHRNIYSNAEAMFIGAEYDVDKDVMVSWLPCFHDMGMVGFLTIPMFFGAELVKVTPMDFLRDTLLWAKLIDKYKGTMTAAPNFAYALLAKRLRRNAKPGDFDLSTLRFALSGAEPVEPADVEDLLDAGKPFGLRSSAILPAYGMAETTLAVSFSKCNSGLVVDEVDADLMAALRRAVPATKGNTRRLATLGPLLTDLEARVVDENGNVMPARGVGVIELRGESLTPGYITMGGFIPAQDEHGWYDTGDLGYLTDEGHVVVCGRVKDVIIMAGRNIYPTDIERAAGRVEGVRPGCAVAVRLDAGHSRESFAVAVESNAFEDPAEVRRIEHQVAHEVVKEVDVRPRNVVVLGPGTIPKTPSGKLRRSNSVTLVT; this is encoded by the coding sequence GTGAGCAGGTTTACCGAGAAGATGTTCCGCAATGCCCGCACGGCGACGACGGGCATGGTCACCGGTGAACCCCACGAACCTGTCCGTCACACCTGGGGCGAGGTGCACGAGCGCGCCCGGTGCATCGCGGGCGGCCTGGCCGCCGCTGGCGTCGGCCTCGGCGATGCCGTCGGAGTTCTCGCCGGATTCCCGGTGGAGATCGCCCCCACCGCCCAGGGCCTGTGGATGCGCGGCGCCAGCCTGACCATGCTGCACCAGCCCACCCCGCGTACCGACCTGGCCGTCTGGGCCGAAGACACGATGACCGTCATCGGCATGATCGAAGCCAAGGCCGTCATCGTCTCGGAGCCGTTCACGGTGGCCATCCCGGTGCTGGAGGAGAAGGGCATCAAAGTCCTCACCGTCGCCGACCTGCTGGCGTCGGAGCCCACCGACCCGATCGAGGTCGGCGAGGACGACCTGGCGCTCATGCAGCTGACATCCGGGTCCACCGGGTCCCCGAAGGCGGTGCAGATCACCCACCGCAACATCTACTCCAACGCCGAGGCGATGTTCATCGGCGCCGAGTACGACGTCGACAAAGACGTCATGGTCAGCTGGCTGCCTTGCTTCCACGACATGGGCATGGTCGGCTTCCTCACCATCCCGATGTTCTTCGGCGCCGAGCTGGTCAAGGTCACGCCGATGGACTTCCTGCGCGACACGCTGCTGTGGGCCAAGCTGATCGACAAGTACAAGGGCACCATGACCGCGGCGCCCAACTTCGCCTACGCCCTGCTGGCCAAGCGGTTGCGCCGCAACGCCAAGCCGGGCGACTTCGACCTGTCGACGCTGCGCTTCGCTCTGTCCGGCGCCGAACCGGTCGAACCGGCCGACGTCGAGGACCTGCTGGACGCGGGCAAGCCGTTCGGCCTGCGATCGTCGGCCATCCTGCCGGCGTACGGCATGGCCGAGACCACGCTGGCCGTGTCGTTCTCCAAGTGCAACTCGGGTCTGGTGGTCGACGAGGTCGACGCCGACCTGATGGCCGCGCTGCGCCGGGCGGTCCCCGCGACCAAGGGCAACACTCGCCGGCTGGCCACCCTCGGTCCGCTGCTGACGGACCTCGAGGCCCGCGTGGTGGACGAGAACGGCAACGTGATGCCGGCCCGCGGCGTCGGCGTCATCGAACTGCGCGGTGAGTCGCTCACCCCGGGCTACATCACCATGGGCGGCTTCATTCCTGCGCAGGACGAGCACGGCTGGTACGACACCGGCGACCTCGGCTACCTCACCGACGAGGGCCACGTGGTGGTGTGTGGCCGCGTCAAGGACGTCATCATCATGGCCGGCCGCAATATCTACCCGACCGACATCGAGCGGGCCGCCGGTCGCGTCGAGGGCGTCCGCCCCGGCTGCGCGGTAGCCGTGCGACTGGACGCCGGGCACTCACGGGAATCGTTCGCCGTCGCCGTCGAGTCGAACGCGTTCGAGGACCCGGCCGAGGTGCGCCGCATCGAGCACCAGGTTGCGCACGAGGTCGTCAAGGAGGTCGACGTGCGGCCCCGCAACGTGGTCGTGCTGGGCCCGGGGACCATTCCGAAGACGCCGTCGGGCAAGCTGCGCCGGTCCAACTCCGTCACCCTGGTCACCTAG
- a CDS encoding 4-(cytidine 5'-diphospho)-2-C-methyl-D-erythritol kinase yields the protein MSASDGNTAELWVPTGSTTVRVPGKVNLYLAVGDRRDDGYHELTTVFHAVSLFDEVTVRNADVLSLEHVGEGADTLPTDERNLAWRAAELMADHVGRAPDVSILIDKSIPLAGGMAGGSADAAAVLVAMNALWELNLPRRDLRNLAAQLGSDVPFALHGGTALGTGRGEELATVLSRNTFHWVLAFADSGLLTPAVYAELDRLREVGDPPRLDEPGPVLAALAAGDPKELAPLLGNEMQAAAVSLDPALRRTLRAGVEAGALAGIVSGSGPTCAFLCDSADSAVDVGAQLSGAGVCRTVRVAGGPVPGARVVPAPATPGG from the coding sequence GTGTCCGCATCTGACGGCAACACCGCCGAGCTGTGGGTGCCCACCGGGTCGACCACCGTTCGGGTGCCGGGGAAGGTCAACCTCTACCTGGCCGTGGGCGACCGCCGCGACGACGGTTACCACGAGCTGACGACCGTGTTCCACGCCGTCTCGCTGTTCGACGAGGTGACGGTCCGCAACGCCGATGTGCTCTCCCTCGAGCACGTCGGCGAAGGCGCCGACACCCTGCCCACCGACGAACGCAACCTCGCCTGGCGGGCCGCCGAGCTGATGGCCGACCATGTGGGCCGCGCCCCCGACGTGTCGATCCTGATCGACAAATCGATTCCGTTGGCCGGTGGGATGGCGGGCGGCAGCGCCGACGCGGCCGCCGTGCTGGTGGCGATGAACGCGCTGTGGGAACTCAATCTGCCCCGTCGTGACCTGCGGAATCTGGCCGCGCAGCTGGGCAGCGACGTGCCGTTTGCGCTGCACGGAGGCACCGCGCTGGGCACCGGGCGGGGCGAGGAGCTGGCCACGGTGTTGTCGCGCAACACCTTTCACTGGGTGCTGGCCTTCGCCGACAGCGGGCTGCTGACGCCGGCCGTCTATGCGGAATTGGACCGGCTGCGTGAGGTCGGGGATCCACCGCGGCTCGACGAGCCCGGTCCGGTGCTGGCCGCCCTGGCGGCCGGTGACCCCAAGGAGCTCGCGCCGCTGCTGGGCAACGAGATGCAGGCCGCCGCGGTGAGCCTGGACCCGGCGTTGCGACGGACGCTGCGCGCGGGTGTGGAGGCGGGCGCGCTGGCCGGCATCGTGTCCGGCTCGGGCCCCACCTGCGCCTTCCTGTGTGACTCGGCGGACTCCGCCGTCGACGTCGGCGCCCAGCTGTCCGGGGCGGGTGTCTGCCGCACCGTCCGCGTGGCCGGCGGGCCGGTGCCGGGTGCCCGGGTGGTGCCGGCGCCGGCGACTCCCGGCGGCTGA